One Mycobacterium sp. SMC-4 DNA window includes the following coding sequences:
- a CDS encoding GAF and ANTAR domain-containing protein gives MTAETPNHELARRMAELARTVAAPRSVDEVLSEVTAEVMRLVPGVAAAGVLFVGKEGRFQSVAGTSELPHRLDELQATFHEGPCLDAATDDLVVRSDDLRTEQRWPQYSPAAVELGVLSSLSFKLYTSSQTAGALNLFATRAGAFDGNSETMGMVLAAHAAAAILASRHTEQLQSALTTRDRIGQAKGIIMERYNVSDVAAFDMLRRLSQDGNVKLADLAQRVIDTRGS, from the coding sequence ATGACCGCTGAGACGCCGAATCATGAGTTGGCCCGGCGAATGGCCGAGCTGGCCCGAACCGTGGCCGCACCGCGCAGCGTGGATGAGGTGCTGTCCGAGGTGACCGCAGAGGTGATGAGGCTGGTCCCCGGGGTCGCCGCGGCGGGGGTGCTCTTCGTCGGTAAGGAGGGGCGCTTCCAGTCGGTGGCCGGTACCTCGGAGCTGCCGCATCGACTCGATGAGTTGCAGGCGACGTTTCACGAAGGTCCCTGCCTGGATGCGGCGACCGATGACCTCGTCGTGCGATCAGACGACTTGCGCACCGAGCAGCGTTGGCCGCAGTACTCACCTGCTGCCGTCGAGCTCGGAGTGCTCAGTTCGCTGTCGTTCAAGCTCTACACCAGCTCCCAGACCGCCGGCGCGTTGAACCTGTTCGCCACCCGCGCGGGAGCCTTCGACGGCAATTCCGAGACGATGGGCATGGTGCTTGCCGCCCATGCCGCGGCGGCGATCCTGGCCAGCCGCCATACCGAGCAACTGCAGTCGGCGTTGACGACCCGCGATCGGATCGGTCAGGCCAAGGGAATCATCATGGAGCGTTACAACGTCTCCGACGTCGCCGCCTTCGACATGCTGCGCCGGCTGTCGCAGGACGGCAATGTCAAGCTCGCCGATCTCGCGCAACGGGTCATCGACACCAGGGGTTCGTGA
- a CDS encoding acetyl-CoA acetyltransferase — protein MGQVWILGGWQSDFARNLDREGVDFAQLTALTVDATLQQSRLDAADVEVVHVANAFGELFAGQSHLGAMPATVNDDLWDTPATRHEAACASGSVALLAAMADLRSGAYRCALVLGIELEKTVPGDTAASILAAAAWAGHEGAEAKFMWPFMFDAVAAEYDRRYGIDEAHLRAIASINFANARSNPRAQTRTWEIPCPLTADDVSNPVVEGRLRRFDCSQVTDGGAGVVLVTDEWLRDHPTAQPLARIAGWGHRTVGLGLRQKLDRAADDPYVLPHVRGAVLDAFDRAGVTLEDVDGFEVHDCFTPSEYLAIDHIGLTEPGQSWQAIEGGDIEIGGRLPLNPSGGLIGGGHPVGASGIRMVLDAARQVSATAGDYQVEGADTFGTLNFGGSTATTVSFVVRSVP, from the coding sequence ATGGGCCAGGTGTGGATTCTCGGTGGCTGGCAGAGCGATTTCGCGCGCAATCTCGATCGCGAAGGCGTCGACTTCGCCCAGCTGACCGCGCTGACAGTCGACGCCACGCTGCAACAATCCCGCCTCGACGCCGCCGACGTCGAGGTGGTTCATGTCGCCAATGCCTTCGGTGAGCTGTTCGCCGGCCAATCTCACCTGGGCGCCATGCCGGCCACCGTCAACGACGACCTGTGGGACACACCGGCCACGCGGCACGAGGCTGCGTGTGCCTCGGGCAGCGTCGCGCTGCTGGCCGCCATGGCCGACCTGCGCTCCGGCGCCTACCGCTGTGCGCTGGTCCTTGGCATCGAGCTGGAGAAGACCGTTCCCGGTGACACCGCCGCCTCCATCCTGGCCGCCGCGGCCTGGGCGGGCCACGAAGGCGCAGAAGCCAAGTTCATGTGGCCTTTCATGTTCGACGCGGTGGCCGCCGAGTACGACCGTCGGTATGGCATCGACGAAGCGCACCTGCGCGCGATCGCGTCGATCAACTTCGCCAACGCCCGGTCCAATCCGCGCGCCCAGACCCGCACCTGGGAGATCCCGTGCCCGCTGACAGCCGACGATGTCAGCAACCCGGTCGTCGAAGGACGGCTGCGCCGCTTCGACTGCAGCCAGGTCACCGATGGCGGCGCCGGTGTGGTGCTGGTGACCGACGAGTGGTTGCGCGATCATCCGACCGCTCAGCCGCTGGCCCGCATCGCGGGCTGGGGGCACCGCACCGTCGGATTGGGCCTGCGACAGAAGCTCGACCGAGCTGCCGACGATCCCTACGTTCTGCCCCACGTCCGCGGTGCCGTTCTCGACGCATTCGACCGCGCCGGGGTAACCCTCGAGGACGTCGACGGTTTCGAAGTCCATGACTGCTTCACTCCCAGCGAGTACCTCGCCATCGACCACATCGGCCTGACCGAGCCCGGCCAATCGTGGCAGGCCATCGAAGGCGGCGACATCGAGATCGGCGGTCGCCTGCCGCTCAATCCGAGCGGCGGCCTCATCGGCGGTGGCCACCCGGTCGGCGCCTCGGGGATCCGGATGGTCCTCGACGCGGCGCGTCAGGTCAGTGCGACCGCCGGCGACTACCAAGTCGAAGGTGCCGACACGTTCGGCACCCTGAACTTCGGCGGAAGTACCGCCACCACTGTCAGTTTCGTCGTCAGGAGTGTCCCGTGA
- a CDS encoding carotenoid oxygenase family protein, with protein MTVSAHPEIVGRFLSTLPADDDHPYRTGPWRPQTSEWDVDDLTVIEGQIPDDLDGVYLRNTENPLHPALKYYHPFDGDGMLHMVGFRDGKAFYRNRFVRTDGLLAENEAGGPLWAGIAEPIELSRRDYGWGARTLMKDASSTDVVVHRGVALTSHYQCGDLYRIDPCTGADLGKEDWHGSFPNDWGVSAHPKVDEATGELLFFSYSKTAPHLRYGVVSPSGSVVHNVDVPLPAPRLPHDMAFTENYVILNDFPLFWDLDLLEHNIHFPKFHPDLPSRFAVVPRRGDTSQIMWFDAAPTYVLHFPNAYEDGDDIVLDGFFQGDPQPLQGVDNGMQPKWQTIFRGLSLDGMQTRLHRWRFNLVTGQTREEQLTDSITEFGMINPGYTGRPYRYTYAATGKPGWFLFDGLVRHDLHTGAEERFAFDDGVFGSETAMAPRQPGHREDDGYLITLTTDMNTDASYCLVFDAARVGDGPVCKLQLPERICSGTHSTWVAGSDLPRWRHTDSAAQAVGL; from the coding sequence GTGACCGTCAGCGCCCACCCCGAGATCGTCGGCAGGTTCCTGTCCACACTGCCCGCCGACGACGATCACCCGTACCGGACCGGACCGTGGCGGCCACAGACCAGCGAGTGGGATGTCGACGACCTCACGGTCATCGAGGGACAGATCCCTGATGACCTTGATGGGGTCTACCTGCGCAACACCGAGAACCCGCTGCATCCGGCGCTGAAGTACTACCACCCGTTCGACGGTGACGGCATGCTGCACATGGTCGGATTCCGGGACGGAAAAGCGTTCTACCGCAACCGGTTCGTGCGTACCGACGGTCTGCTGGCAGAGAACGAGGCGGGCGGTCCGCTGTGGGCCGGCATCGCCGAACCGATCGAACTCAGCCGCCGTGACTACGGCTGGGGTGCGCGCACGCTGATGAAAGACGCGTCGTCCACCGACGTCGTCGTCCACCGCGGGGTCGCCCTGACCAGCCACTACCAGTGCGGCGACCTGTACCGCATCGACCCGTGTACCGGGGCCGACCTCGGCAAGGAGGACTGGCACGGTAGCTTCCCGAACGACTGGGGTGTCTCGGCGCACCCCAAAGTCGACGAGGCCACCGGCGAACTGTTGTTCTTCAGCTACAGCAAGACCGCGCCCCATCTGCGCTACGGCGTGGTCAGCCCGTCCGGCTCCGTCGTCCACAACGTCGATGTGCCGCTGCCCGCACCACGACTGCCGCACGATATGGCCTTCACCGAAAACTACGTGATCCTCAACGATTTCCCGCTCTTCTGGGACCTCGACCTGCTCGAGCACAACATCCACTTCCCGAAATTCCACCCTGACCTCCCCTCGCGCTTCGCCGTCGTTCCCCGCCGCGGCGACACCTCGCAGATCATGTGGTTCGACGCGGCGCCGACGTACGTGCTGCACTTCCCCAACGCCTACGAAGACGGCGACGACATCGTGCTCGACGGGTTCTTCCAGGGTGATCCACAACCGCTGCAGGGCGTCGACAACGGCATGCAGCCCAAGTGGCAGACGATCTTCCGCGGGCTTTCCCTCGACGGCATGCAGACGCGGCTGCACCGCTGGCGCTTCAACCTGGTCACCGGCCAGACCCGCGAAGAGCAATTGACCGACAGCATCACCGAATTCGGCATGATCAACCCCGGCTACACGGGCCGTCCCTACCGCTACACCTACGCCGCCACCGGAAAGCCGGGCTGGTTCCTGTTCGACGGGCTGGTCCGCCACGACCTGCACACCGGCGCTGAGGAGCGTTTCGCCTTCGACGACGGCGTCTTCGGTAGCGAGACCGCCATGGCGCCGCGGCAGCCAGGACACCGCGAGGACGACGGTTACCTGATCACCCTGACCACTGATATGAACACCGACGCGTCCTACTGCCTGGTGTTCGACGCCGCCCGCGTCGGCGACGGCCCGGTGTGCAAACTGCAACTGCCCGAACGTATCTGCAGCGGAACCCACTCTACGTGGGTTGCGGGATCAGATCTGCCGCGTTGGCGGCACACCGACTCCGCCGCCCAGGCCGTCGGGCTGTAG
- a CDS encoding helix-turn-helix domain-containing protein — protein MTDAPAGPNAVAKMLGLLGDEWTLLIIQRALLGAARFGQFAAELPVSNAVLSNRLQTMTADGLLVRREYQTKPPRSEYLLTPTSRSLWPMLTSIWHWERRWVPDHHPALPGMRHLDCDSEFAPTVTCTSCGAVTGAQSVVAQWGPSGSWPRSIPAGTHRRRSAGRRDGAGTLFPETMSVIGDRWAFALLVANFVGVSRFSEFQSQLAAPPATVADRLASFCRQGVLANPAGRYTLTDKGRDFFPVLVCALAWAQRWFSSPEGPAVILTHTVCGRRFNARLACDRCGQPLRGAHIRPV, from the coding sequence ATGACCGACGCCCCCGCGGGCCCCAATGCCGTCGCGAAGATGCTGGGCCTGCTCGGCGATGAGTGGACACTGCTGATCATCCAGCGCGCGCTGCTGGGAGCGGCACGCTTCGGCCAGTTCGCCGCCGAGTTGCCGGTGTCCAACGCGGTGCTGTCGAACCGACTGCAGACGATGACGGCTGACGGCCTGCTCGTGCGCCGGGAGTATCAGACCAAGCCGCCGCGCTCGGAGTATCTCCTGACCCCCACCAGTCGATCCTTGTGGCCGATGCTGACCTCGATCTGGCACTGGGAGCGGCGCTGGGTGCCCGATCACCACCCCGCCCTACCGGGAATGCGTCACCTCGATTGCGACTCCGAGTTCGCCCCGACCGTCACCTGCACATCCTGCGGGGCAGTAACCGGGGCACAAAGCGTTGTCGCCCAATGGGGTCCGAGCGGGTCGTGGCCGCGCTCCATTCCAGCAGGAACGCACCGCCGGCGATCGGCCGGTCGCCGCGACGGCGCCGGAACCCTGTTCCCCGAAACCATGAGCGTGATCGGCGACCGTTGGGCATTCGCACTGCTGGTGGCGAACTTCGTCGGAGTCAGTCGCTTCTCGGAGTTCCAGAGCCAACTGGCTGCACCGCCCGCAACGGTTGCCGATCGTCTGGCGTCGTTCTGCCGACAAGGTGTGCTCGCCAATCCGGCCGGCCGATACACCCTGACCGACAAGGGCCGAGACTTCTTCCCGGTACTGGTGTGCGCTCTGGCGTGGGCCCAGCGCTGGTTCAGCTCGCCAGAGGGGCCGGCGGTGATCCTGACCCACACCGTCTGCGGGCGAAGATTCAATGCGAGGCTGGCCTGCGATCGCTGCGGCCAACCGCTGCGGGGCGCACACATCCGGCCGGTGTGA
- a CDS encoding Hsp20/alpha crystallin family protein, producing the protein MLRFDPFSDIDALTRGLLSSQTGSNRAPRFMPMDLCKIGDHYVLTADLPGIDPGSVDVNVDSGTLTISAHRTARSEESAQWLANERFFGNYRRQLSLGEGIDTGAISATYENGVLTVTIPVAERAKPRKIEVNHAGAQTSIQTTTVDAE; encoded by the coding sequence GTGCTTCGCTTCGATCCCTTCAGCGACATTGACGCTTTGACCCGGGGCCTGCTGAGCAGCCAGACCGGTTCAAACCGCGCCCCCCGTTTCATGCCGATGGACTTGTGCAAGATCGGCGATCACTACGTCCTGACCGCCGACCTGCCCGGCATCGATCCCGGCTCGGTCGACGTCAACGTCGACAGTGGCACGCTGACGATCTCGGCCCACCGCACTGCCCGGTCGGAAGAGTCCGCCCAGTGGCTGGCCAACGAGCGGTTCTTCGGCAATTACCGGCGGCAGCTCTCGCTCGGCGAGGGCATCGACACCGGCGCGATCTCCGCGACCTACGAGAACGGTGTACTGACCGTGACCATCCCGGTCGCCGAGCGCGCCAAGCCCCGCAAGATCGAGGTCAACCACGCCGGCGCCCAGACGTCGATTCAGACCACCACCGTCGACGCCGAATAA
- a CDS encoding cupin domain-containing protein, with protein MSDLPDWARRLDFAPHPEGGWYRETWRSDLMIPQSSLPPDYAGPRNAGTAILFLLMAGQQSAWHTVRSAELWLYHRGGPLLLEVGAEQHSATTHLLGSDIAAGETPQFLVPPGHWQRARPRADEPCLVSCVVVPGFDFADFALGAPSE; from the coding sequence ATGAGCGATCTTCCCGATTGGGCGCGTCGGCTCGACTTCGCCCCACATCCCGAGGGCGGGTGGTATCGGGAGACGTGGCGCAGCGACCTGATGATTCCGCAGTCGTCGCTCCCCCCCGATTACGCCGGTCCACGCAACGCCGGCACCGCCATCCTCTTCCTGCTGATGGCGGGTCAGCAGTCGGCGTGGCACACCGTGCGCAGCGCCGAGCTGTGGCTGTATCACCGTGGCGGCCCGCTGTTGCTCGAAGTCGGCGCCGAACAGCACAGTGCGACCACCCACCTGCTCGGATCCGATATCGCAGCCGGCGAGACCCCGCAGTTTCTGGTACCTCCGGGGCACTGGCAGCGCGCCCGTCCTCGTGCCGACGAACCCTGCCTGGTCAGCTGCGTCGTCGTGCCCGGTTTCGACTTCGCCGACTTCGCGCTCGGGGCGCCCAGCGAATGA
- a CDS encoding cyclopropane mycolic acid synthase family methyltransferase yields MTNTSGQPEATAQSKWLSKSASQTRGSDKDEVQFHYDISNDFFKLWQDPNQVYSCAYFEKDDYNLEQAQMAKIDLSLGKLGLQPGMTLLDIGCGWGATIMRAVEKYDVNVIGLTLSENQKEHIENHWFANSTSKRNMEVRLQPWEDFDGKVDRIVSIGAFEHFGFNKYDDYFKKTFDWLPDDGVMMLHTIIIPEDEEIKAKGLPLTMSNVRFIKFIMDYIYPGGRLPLASMVRDHAVKAGYTITQEQHLQPHYVKTLDTWAANLEAKKDEAIAITSEEIYERFRHYLTGCADLFRDGYTDVAQFTCAK; encoded by the coding sequence ATGACGAACACCTCGGGTCAGCCCGAAGCCACCGCTCAGTCGAAGTGGCTCTCGAAGTCCGCCTCGCAGACGCGCGGATCGGACAAGGACGAGGTCCAGTTCCACTACGACATCTCCAACGACTTCTTCAAGTTGTGGCAGGACCCGAACCAGGTGTACAGCTGCGCCTACTTCGAGAAGGACGACTACAACCTCGAGCAGGCGCAGATGGCCAAGATCGACCTCTCGCTGGGCAAGCTGGGCCTGCAGCCCGGCATGACGCTGCTCGACATCGGCTGCGGCTGGGGCGCGACGATCATGCGCGCGGTTGAGAAGTACGACGTCAATGTCATCGGCCTGACCTTGTCGGAAAACCAGAAGGAACACATCGAGAACCATTGGTTCGCCAACTCCACCAGCAAACGCAATATGGAGGTACGGCTACAGCCGTGGGAGGATTTCGACGGCAAGGTCGACCGGATCGTGTCGATTGGCGCGTTCGAGCACTTCGGATTCAACAAGTACGACGACTACTTCAAGAAAACCTTCGACTGGCTTCCCGACGACGGCGTCATGATGCTGCACACGATCATCATCCCCGAGGATGAGGAGATCAAGGCCAAGGGATTGCCGCTGACCATGTCGAACGTGCGATTCATCAAGTTCATCATGGACTACATCTATCCCGGTGGCCGGCTGCCGCTGGCCTCGATGGTGCGTGACCACGCCGTCAAAGCCGGCTACACCATCACGCAGGAACAGCACCTGCAGCCGCACTACGTCAAAACCCTCGACACCTGGGCAGCAAATTTAGAAGCAAAGAAGGACGAAGCCATCGCGATCACGTCCGAGGAAATCTATGAGAGGTTCCGCCACTACCTCACCGGCTGTGCCGACCTGTTCCGGGACGGCTATACCGACGTCGCTCAATTCACCTGCGCCAAATAG
- a CDS encoding cyclopropane mycolic acid synthase family methyltransferase, which translates to MAEQMKPHFEEVQAHYDLSDDFFGLFQDPSRTYSCAFYERDDMSLGEAQMAKIDLALQKLQLEPGMTLLDIGCGWGSVLQRAIEKHDVNVVGLTLSKNQCKFVQDLLDGLPTERSRRVLLRGWEQFDEPVDRIISLEAIEAFPQERYAPFFKMCSSVLPSGGRFVIQAILGHPLKRWAEMGIPITMTDLRFMRFIAKEIFPGGSVPGEDDIVNLSRDAGFTLEHKQMLNEHYVRTLDSWAEALQANHDAAVAATSEEVYQRYMKYLTGCSDFFQRGISELGQFTLVKG; encoded by the coding sequence ATGGCTGAGCAGATGAAGCCGCACTTCGAAGAGGTGCAGGCGCACTATGACCTCTCCGACGACTTCTTCGGTCTCTTCCAGGACCCCTCCCGCACCTACAGCTGCGCGTTCTACGAGCGCGACGACATGTCGCTCGGCGAGGCGCAGATGGCCAAGATCGACCTGGCACTGCAGAAGTTGCAGCTCGAGCCGGGCATGACGCTGCTCGACATCGGTTGCGGGTGGGGTTCGGTGCTGCAACGGGCGATCGAGAAGCACGACGTCAACGTGGTCGGGTTGACCCTGAGCAAGAACCAGTGCAAGTTCGTCCAGGACCTGCTCGACGGTCTGCCGACCGAGCGGTCCCGGCGCGTGCTCCTGCGCGGGTGGGAGCAGTTCGACGAGCCGGTCGACCGGATCATCAGCCTCGAGGCCATCGAGGCCTTTCCGCAGGAGCGCTACGCCCCGTTTTTCAAGATGTGCAGCAGCGTGCTGCCCAGCGGTGGTCGCTTCGTCATCCAGGCCATCCTCGGTCACCCGCTCAAGCGCTGGGCCGAGATGGGCATCCCGATCACGATGACCGACCTGCGGTTCATGCGGTTCATCGCCAAGGAGATCTTCCCCGGCGGTTCGGTCCCCGGCGAGGACGACATCGTCAACCTCTCCAGGGACGCCGGCTTCACCCTGGAGCACAAGCAAATGCTCAACGAGCACTACGTGCGCACCCTCGACAGCTGGGCCGAGGCGTTGCAGGCCAACCATGACGCCGCCGTCGCGGCGACTTCCGAAGAGGTCTATCAGCGCTACATGAAGTACCTGACCGGCTGCAGCGATTTCTTCCAGCGCGGAATCAGCGAACTCGGCCAGTTCACCCTCGTCAAGGGCTGA
- a CDS encoding DUF2945 domain-containing protein: protein MGQQKFSKGDKVTWQSHGSTAEGTVEEKITSDTEAAGRTVRASKDEPQYRVRSDKSGNDAVHKPDALKKKS from the coding sequence ATGGGTCAGCAGAAATTCTCCAAGGGCGACAAGGTCACCTGGCAAAGCCACGGCAGCACCGCCGAAGGCACGGTCGAAGAAAAGATCACCTCCGATACCGAGGCTGCCGGACGCACGGTGCGGGCGTCGAAAGACGAACCTCAGTATCGGGTGCGCAGCGACAAGAGCGGCAATGACGCCGTGCACAAGCCCGACGCACTGAAGAAGAAATCATGA
- a CDS encoding DUF3140 domain-containing protein, which yields MSNTDHSQTYEDFRGAVNMTAAEIEKWLDTDASQSVGQKSSDGSESTGHRSGRRIVDILHTKKSDLSDDDYTHMRKVVGYVNRHLAQRPSGDVRDTDWRYSLMNWGHDPTKTS from the coding sequence ATGAGCAACACCGACCACAGCCAGACCTACGAGGACTTCCGCGGGGCAGTGAACATGACGGCCGCCGAGATCGAGAAGTGGCTCGACACCGACGCCTCGCAGTCGGTCGGACAGAAGTCCTCAGACGGCAGCGAGTCCACCGGCCACCGCAGCGGCCGGCGGATCGTCGACATCCTGCACACCAAGAAGTCCGACTTGTCCGACGACGATTACACCCACATGCGCAAGGTCGTCGGCTACGTCAACCGCCACCTGGCACAACGCCCGTCTGGCGACGTGCGGGACACGGACTGGCGCTACTCGCTGATGAACTGGGGCCACGACCCGACGAAGACGTCGTGA
- a CDS encoding VOC family protein, producing the protein MPVRSSTPLGAPIWIDLGTSDLERAQQFYGTVFGWTFESAGPDYGGYVNAFRDGRPVAGLMANDPQWNAADGWTTYLHTADIAATVAKAAEAGGTTCMAPMEVPEKGWMAILTDPTCAVVGLWQPTGHHGFELVNEHGAAVYHQLTVGDYASALQFYRAVFGWQTNTVSDTDEFRYSTASFDGEELLGVMDGSVLPDAAPSEWTVFLAADDVDKTIEMIVENGGSVVRAAEDTPYGRLAALADPTGAQFNLSSIQS; encoded by the coding sequence ATGCCCGTCCGCTCCTCGACCCCGCTGGGTGCCCCGATCTGGATCGATCTCGGGACATCGGATCTGGAACGCGCCCAGCAGTTCTACGGCACCGTATTCGGATGGACGTTCGAGTCGGCCGGGCCGGACTACGGCGGTTACGTCAACGCGTTCCGTGACGGCCGGCCCGTGGCCGGACTGATGGCCAACGACCCGCAATGGAACGCCGCGGACGGCTGGACGACGTATCTGCACACCGCCGACATCGCGGCCACCGTGGCGAAAGCCGCCGAGGCCGGTGGCACGACCTGCATGGCGCCGATGGAGGTTCCGGAGAAGGGCTGGATGGCGATCCTCACTGACCCGACCTGTGCCGTCGTCGGGCTCTGGCAGCCGACCGGTCATCACGGCTTCGAGCTGGTCAACGAGCACGGGGCCGCGGTCTACCACCAACTCACCGTCGGCGACTACGCCTCGGCGCTCCAGTTCTACCGCGCGGTGTTCGGCTGGCAGACCAACACCGTGTCCGACACCGACGAATTCCGTTACAGCACGGCGTCTTTCGACGGCGAAGAGTTGCTGGGCGTGATGGACGGTTCGGTGTTACCCGATGCCGCCCCGTCGGAATGGACGGTTTTCCTGGCCGCCGACGATGTGGACAAGACGATCGAGATGATCGTAGAGAACGGCGGCAGTGTGGTGCGCGCAGCCGAGGACACGCCATACGGTCGGTTGGCGGCGCTCGCCGACCCGACCGGCGCGCAGTTCAACCTGTCGTCGATCCAGAGCTGA
- a CDS encoding aldehyde dehydrogenase family protein — translation MREYLKHYIDGQWAESVRPNALEVDNPTTEQISGKIALGSSADVDLAVTAARRAFASWSQTSREERLDLLGAIMGEYQKRSGDLADAVHEEMGAPPSLASGPQVNLGIGHLSTTIEVLKNFQFEEQHGTTMVVREPIGVCGLITPWNWPLNQIACKVFPALATGCTMVLKPSEVAPYSAQIFTEILDAAGVPAGVYNLVYGDGPGVGVPLSSHPDVDMVSFTGSTRAGVEVARNAAPTVKRVTQELGGKSPNIVLDDDDFAKSVAAGTSVMMMNSGQSCNAPSRMLVPNSRMEEAIAIARDTAGAVKVGDPSDKTAIGPVASKAQFDKIQGLIQKGIDEGATLVIGGPGRPDGLEKGYYVQPTVFANVTNDMTIAREEIFGPVLCILGYDDIDQAVDIGNDTEYGLAGYVSGADLEQARAVARRIRAGSVAINHGFDMAAPFGGYKRSGNGREWGPFAFDEFLEVKAALGYAPA, via the coding sequence ATGCGCGAGTATCTGAAGCACTACATCGACGGCCAGTGGGCCGAATCGGTCCGGCCCAACGCCCTGGAAGTCGACAACCCGACCACCGAGCAGATCTCCGGCAAGATCGCGCTGGGCTCGTCGGCCGATGTCGACCTGGCCGTCACCGCCGCCCGGCGGGCTTTCGCGAGTTGGTCGCAGACTTCCCGCGAAGAACGCCTGGACCTGCTCGGGGCGATCATGGGCGAATACCAGAAGCGCAGCGGCGATTTGGCCGACGCCGTTCACGAGGAAATGGGTGCGCCGCCGTCGCTGGCCTCCGGTCCACAGGTCAACCTCGGCATCGGACACCTGTCGACCACCATCGAGGTGCTGAAGAACTTCCAGTTCGAAGAACAGCACGGCACCACCATGGTGGTCCGCGAGCCGATCGGGGTGTGCGGGCTGATCACACCGTGGAACTGGCCGCTCAACCAGATCGCGTGCAAGGTCTTCCCGGCACTGGCCACCGGCTGCACGATGGTGCTCAAGCCGTCGGAGGTCGCTCCGTACTCAGCACAGATCTTCACCGAGATCCTCGACGCCGCCGGAGTTCCCGCCGGCGTGTACAACCTGGTCTACGGCGACGGCCCGGGTGTCGGGGTGCCGCTGTCGAGCCACCCGGACGTGGACATGGTGTCGTTCACCGGATCCACCCGCGCCGGGGTCGAGGTGGCGCGCAACGCGGCGCCGACGGTCAAGCGGGTGACCCAGGAACTCGGCGGCAAGAGCCCGAACATCGTGCTCGATGACGACGACTTCGCCAAGAGCGTCGCCGCCGGCACCTCGGTGATGATGATGAACAGCGGCCAGAGCTGCAATGCTCCGTCGCGCATGCTGGTGCCGAACTCGCGGATGGAGGAGGCCATCGCCATCGCGCGCGACACCGCCGGTGCGGTCAAGGTCGGCGATCCGTCCGACAAGACGGCGATCGGGCCGGTCGCCTCGAAGGCACAGTTCGACAAGATCCAGGGCCTGATCCAGAAGGGCATCGACGAGGGCGCCACGCTCGTCATCGGAGGGCCCGGACGGCCAGACGGGCTCGAGAAGGGCTATTACGTGCAGCCGACGGTGTTCGCCAACGTCACCAACGACATGACCATCGCCCGGGAGGAGATCTTCGGGCCGGTGCTGTGCATCCTGGGCTACGACGACATCGACCAGGCTGTCGACATCGGCAACGACACCGAGTACGGGCTGGCCGGCTACGTCTCGGGCGCCGACCTTGAGCAGGCGCGCGCGGTGGCACGTCGGATCCGGGCCGGTTCGGTGGCGATCAATCACGGCTTCGACATGGCCGCCCCGTTCGGTGGTTACAAGCGCAGCGGAAACGGCCGTGAATGGGGCCCCTTCGCGTTCGACGAGTTCCTGGAGGTCAAGGCTGCGCTGGGGTACGCACCGGCGTAG